One Nicotiana sylvestris chromosome 12, ASM39365v2, whole genome shotgun sequence genomic window carries:
- the LOC104224075 gene encoding syntaxin-52-like, translated as MASSADSWMREFNEASKLADEVGSMISARNSLPSSGPETQRHLSAARRKITILKTRLDTLQSLLPTLPSKQPLTKKEMKRRHDMLDNMITKANQMATTLNMNNLANRDSLLGPETKRPDVISRATGLDNQGLVGFQRQVIKEQDEDLDKLEETVTSTKHVALAINEELNLHTALLDNLDYHVDTTNSRLLRVQRKLAFLNKRTKGGCTWLCLLVIFIVILAVVIFLLVKYL; from the exons ATGGCATCGTCTGCTGACTCATGGATGCGAGAATTTAATGAAGCATCCAAACTTGCGGATGAAGTCGGTTCTATGATTTCTGCGAGGAACTCCTTGCCCTCTTCCGGACCTGAAACACAACGACATTTATCTGCAGCTCGGAGAAAAATCACTATATTAAAGACAAGGCTTGATACTCTCCAGTCCCTTCTTCCAACACTCCCAAGCAAGCAGCCTTT AACCAAAAAGGAGATGAAGCGTCGTCATGACATGCTCGATAATATGATTACGAAAGCTAATCAGATGGCGACCACACTCAATATGAATAACCTTGCAAATAGGGACAGCTTGCTTGGCCCAGAAACTAAGCGACCTGATGTTATCAGTCGGGCAACTGGTCTTGACAACCAGGGTCTTGTAGGCTTTCAACGACAAGTTATTAAAG AGCAGGATGAGGATCTTGATAAATTGGAAGAGACAGTGACAAGCACAAAACATGTTGCATTAGCAATCAATGAAGAGCTGAACCTACATACTGCACTACTG GATAACTTAGACTACCATGTTGATACAACAAACTCCCGGCTTCTG AGGGTGCAAAGGAAATTAGCATTTTTGAATAAACGCACAAAAGGCGGCTGTACATGGTTGTGCCTTTTGGTCATATTTATCGTTATTCTTGCCGTTGTCATTTTCCTATTGGTAAAGTACTTGTGA
- the LOC138883570 gene encoding secreted RxLR effector protein 161-like: MANPICKLAWPKALEGLREEKIGYQHLGLEVFYKDDGVIISQRKFTLDLLKEYQCMDHISFNSPMDPTVKLKAKEGETLTEPTYYIKLIGKFNFLTNTRLDIDYSVQHLSQFVDDPREPYLKAVFHLLRYLKRDPTLGIFLSKDQDYTIRAYCDSDWATCPDSRKSVLMGSSPVIWKSKKQDTISLSSVEAEYRALSNIVGELVWLSRLFEELTSPFPKPIAVFVAVSLPCT, translated from the exons ATGGCAAACCCTATATGCAAATTAGCGTGGCCcaaggcccttgaaggcctcagagaag aaaaaattgggtatcaacacttggGACTGGAGGTTTTCTACAAAGATGATGGTGTAATAATATCCCAGAGAAAGTTCACTCTTGACCTGTTGAAAGAATACCAGTGCATGGATCACATCAGTTTCAATTCTCCAATGGACCCCACGGTGAAACTTAAAGCTAAGGAAGGAGAAACATTAACAGAACCCACTTACTACATAAAATTGATAGGGAAGTTCAATTTCCTCACCAATACTAGACTAGATATAGATTACAGTGTGCAACACTTAAGCCAATTCGTGGATGACCCTAGAGAACCTTATCTAAAAGCAGTCTTTCATCTGCTCAGATACTTAAAGAGGGATCCCACCTTGGGCATATTCTTGTCTAAGGATCAAGATTACACAATCAGAGCCTATTGTGACTCTGATTGGGCAACATGCCCAGACTCTAGAAAATCTGTATTGATGGGCAGTAGTCCAGTTATTTGGAAGTCCAAGAAGCAGGACACTATCTCCCTATCCTCTGTAGAAGCAGAATACAGAGCCTTAAGTAATATAGTAGGAGAACTGGTGTGGCTTAGTAGATTGTTTGAAGAACTCACATCACCTTTTCCTAAACCCATTGCAGTATTTGTTGCAGTCAGCCTGCCATGCACATAG